From a region of the Georgenia yuyongxinii genome:
- a CDS encoding Clp protease N-terminal domain-containing protein, which produces MSDSNITPHQPRLGDLIEAVQHSQPEVLGQLAHAVALADHLGELADQLIGHFVDQARRSGASWTDIGGSMGVTKQAAQKRFVRKDPAVATPLDPSQGFSRFTPEARAVVVGAQEAARSAGNDLIRPAHLLLALIDQPDAPATKAVLAQGLSLEKVRRTATATLDPAAGEVPEMIPFDSQARRVLERTFEVAQRAGHDDIGTEHLLLALLEVEDGTGVLAGLGLDKAAVEQQLSATE; this is translated from the coding sequence ATGAGCGACTCGAACATCACCCCTCACCAACCACGCCTCGGCGACCTGATCGAGGCGGTCCAGCACTCGCAGCCGGAAGTCCTGGGCCAGCTCGCCCACGCAGTGGCTCTCGCCGATCACCTCGGCGAGCTGGCCGACCAGCTGATCGGTCACTTCGTCGACCAGGCTCGACGTTCCGGGGCGTCGTGGACGGACATCGGCGGGAGCATGGGCGTCACCAAGCAGGCAGCCCAGAAGCGCTTCGTGCGGAAGGACCCGGCTGTCGCCACGCCGCTGGACCCGAGCCAGGGCTTCAGCCGGTTCACCCCGGAGGCCAGAGCGGTGGTTGTGGGAGCCCAGGAAGCTGCGAGGTCGGCAGGCAACGACCTGATCCGACCCGCGCACCTCCTCCTCGCCCTGATCGACCAGCCCGACGCCCCTGCCACCAAGGCTGTCCTCGCCCAGGGGCTCTCCCTGGAGAAGGTCCGCCGGACCGCAACCGCCACGCTCGACCCCGCCGCGGGAGAGGTGCCGGAGATGATCCCCTTCGACTCTCAGGCCCGCCGGGTGCTGGAGCGGACCTTCGAGGTCGCCCAGCGGGCGGGCCACGACGACATCGGCACGGAGCACCTCCTGCTGGCACTGCTCGAGGTCGAGGACGGCACCGGGGTGCTCGCCGGCCTCGGTCTCGACAAGGCGGCGGTCGAGCAGCAGCTCAGCGCCACCGAGTAG
- a CDS encoding ATP-dependent DNA helicase RecG: MNEPIIRGRHEPAVVSDRHRRLDRPLKLAVGPKTATALEKLGPTTTGELLRYYPRRYGDRGKLTTLRDLRVGEHVTVIAQVAGSSVRPMRNKRGAILTSTITDGRDHLTLTFFGKSAGTLSFHERRLRPGITGMFTGTVGEYRGTLQLTHPDYEPFEDLDEEFAAVQKVDWPVPIYPAGASIPSWRIATAVQTVLTAQGPQDVPEPLPAAYREEHGLVGVLQALHWLHEPHSMGDVRRAQDRMKHEEAFVLQTALAQRRAAMRSRPTTARPLRMAGIREAFEARLPFELTAGQREVGAVVADEISEPVPMQRLLQGEVGSGKTVVALRAMLQVVDTGGQAALLAPTEVLAQQHLRTVTALLGPLAEAGMLGGAEHATRVTLLTGSLSAPARRKALAAAASGEAGIVIGTHALLSENVQLADLGLVVIDEQHRFGVEQRDALRAKADGTPHLLVMTATPIPRTVAMTSFGDLETSTLGELPAGRAGIETVVVPAGKPAWVERVWQRIREEVDGGGRAYVVCPRITATESEQGEEEMVEDVDLLDDLPFTEDLIATGGLSDAAPRASGPPRPPLASVEEVAALLRQVPALDGVTIGEMHGQLPTDAKDAAMAAFASGAAPVLVSTTVIEVGVDVPAATVMVILDADRFGLSQLHQLRGRIGRGTKPGVCLAVTTAQKDSRAMARVQAFAGTTDGFRLADLDLQMRKEGDVLGAAQAGRGSSLRLLSVTKDVDIITAARAGARALVERDPALATEPDLAEVLEASIDEETAEFLQRF, encoded by the coding sequence GTGAACGAGCCCATCATCCGCGGACGCCACGAGCCGGCGGTGGTCAGCGACCGCCACCGGCGCCTGGACCGGCCCCTGAAGCTCGCCGTCGGCCCCAAGACCGCCACCGCGCTGGAGAAGCTCGGCCCGACCACCACCGGCGAGCTGCTGCGGTACTACCCCCGCCGCTACGGCGACCGCGGCAAGCTGACCACCCTGCGGGACCTGCGCGTGGGGGAGCACGTGACGGTGATCGCCCAGGTGGCCGGCTCCTCGGTGCGCCCGATGCGCAACAAGCGCGGGGCGATCCTCACCTCCACCATCACCGACGGCCGCGACCACCTGACGCTGACCTTCTTCGGCAAGAGCGCCGGCACGCTGAGCTTCCACGAGCGGCGGCTGCGACCCGGCATCACCGGCATGTTCACCGGCACCGTGGGCGAGTACCGCGGCACCCTGCAGCTGACGCACCCCGACTACGAGCCCTTCGAGGACCTCGACGAGGAGTTCGCCGCGGTGCAGAAGGTGGACTGGCCCGTGCCGATCTACCCGGCCGGCGCCAGCATCCCGAGCTGGCGGATCGCCACGGCCGTGCAGACCGTGCTCACCGCGCAGGGTCCCCAGGACGTGCCCGAGCCGCTGCCCGCCGCCTACCGGGAGGAGCACGGGCTGGTGGGCGTCCTCCAGGCGCTGCACTGGCTCCACGAACCGCACAGCATGGGCGACGTCCGCCGCGCACAGGACCGGATGAAGCACGAGGAGGCCTTCGTGCTGCAGACCGCGCTCGCCCAGCGTCGCGCCGCCATGCGGTCCCGGCCGACGACGGCCCGCCCGTTGCGGATGGCCGGCATCCGGGAGGCGTTCGAGGCGCGGCTGCCGTTCGAGCTCACGGCCGGACAGCGCGAGGTCGGCGCGGTCGTCGCCGACGAGATCTCCGAGCCGGTGCCCATGCAGCGGCTGCTGCAGGGCGAGGTCGGCTCCGGCAAGACCGTCGTCGCCCTGCGCGCGATGCTGCAGGTGGTCGACACCGGTGGGCAGGCTGCGCTGCTGGCACCCACCGAGGTGCTTGCGCAGCAGCACCTGCGCACCGTCACCGCGCTGCTAGGCCCCCTCGCCGAGGCCGGCATGCTCGGCGGCGCCGAGCATGCCACCCGTGTCACCCTGCTGACCGGGTCGCTGAGCGCGCCCGCGCGTCGCAAGGCGCTGGCGGCCGCGGCGTCGGGTGAGGCGGGGATCGTCATCGGCACCCACGCCCTGCTCAGCGAGAACGTGCAGCTCGCCGACCTGGGGCTGGTGGTCATCGACGAGCAGCACCGCTTCGGCGTCGAGCAGCGCGACGCCCTGCGGGCGAAGGCCGACGGCACACCGCACCTGCTGGTCATGACGGCCACGCCCATCCCGCGCACCGTGGCGATGACGAGCTTCGGTGACCTGGAGACCTCGACCCTCGGTGAGCTGCCCGCCGGCCGCGCCGGGATCGAGACGGTCGTGGTGCCCGCCGGCAAGCCGGCCTGGGTCGAGCGGGTATGGCAGCGCATCCGCGAGGAGGTCGACGGCGGCGGCCGCGCCTACGTCGTGTGCCCGCGCATCACCGCCACCGAGAGCGAGCAGGGCGAGGAGGAGATGGTCGAGGACGTCGACCTCCTGGACGACCTGCCCTTCACCGAGGACCTCATCGCGACAGGCGGTCTGTCCGACGCCGCACCCCGGGCGTCCGGTCCGCCCCGCCCCCCGCTCGCCTCCGTGGAGGAGGTGGCCGCGCTGCTCCGCCAGGTGCCGGCCCTCGACGGCGTGACGATCGGGGAGATGCACGGCCAGCTGCCCACCGACGCCAAGGACGCCGCCATGGCGGCGTTCGCGTCCGGCGCGGCACCGGTGCTCGTCTCGACCACGGTGATCGAGGTCGGTGTGGACGTGCCCGCCGCGACCGTCATGGTCATTCTCGACGCCGACCGGTTCGGCCTGTCCCAGCTGCACCAGCTGCGCGGTCGCATCGGCCGCGGCACCAAGCCGGGCGTGTGCCTGGCGGTGACGACGGCCCAGAAGGACAGCCGGGCCATGGCTCGGGTCCAGGCCTTCGCCGGGACGACTGACGGATTCCGGCTCGCCGACCTGGACCTGCAGATGCGCAAGGAGGGCGACGTCCTCGGCGCCGCGCAGGCCGGCCGCGGCTCGTCGCTGCGGCTGCTGTCCGTCACCAAGGACGTCGACATCATCACCGCAGCTCGTGCCGGTGCCCGTGCCCTCGTCGAGCGGGACCCGGCGCTGGCCACCGAGCCGGACCTCGCCGAGGTCCTGGAGGCCAGCATCGACGAGGAGACGGCGGAGTTCCTCCAGCGGTTCTGA
- a CDS encoding DAK2 domain-containing protein: MPTPLAVLDAAAVRAWFEHALRSLLLVRHSVDRLNVFPVPDADTGTNMVLTLAGAAEAVRELPADVELATLTRTAADGALLGARGNSGVILSQCLQALAEAFAGADTAGADVVARALDGAARQARGAVGHPVEGTVLTVARAAADGATKAADAAVGTAHGELLGTVEASLGAARSALAATRGAHGVAVDAGAAGYVVLLGALRDVVAGEADSGARRATAALLADIDGGGTSPAVPGLTITAGPVPSALPSGTPGPTDPADHDDAAGDFEVMYVLRADAARAATLRADLVRTAHSVAVVGWSDETGAGLWQVHVHTDAPLAALAEPALVEQVCVRYLRPLLTDPHPPGERGPAHVEPAARPRQAGTGVVACTKAPGLLEPLARTGAVVVLDPGEDPSGILRAAADTGASEVLVLPCDDAVAATVQAAATAAAAGRGAPHLGRQVLHGAGTRSDVQVLAAAVEIGLGTGRLGHPPAALAEQAVRRTRTAEVDDVDGTLASAVAALIAPSDELVTALLGAGADDDVAELVRELVAQAAPQAEVVIVRGGQAAPTLQLGVE, encoded by the coding sequence GTGCCCACGCCGCTCGCCGTGCTCGACGCCGCCGCGGTGCGGGCCTGGTTCGAGCACGCCCTGCGCTCCCTGCTCCTCGTGCGGCACTCGGTGGACCGGCTCAACGTCTTCCCGGTGCCAGACGCCGACACCGGCACCAACATGGTTCTCACCCTGGCCGGCGCCGCGGAGGCTGTCCGGGAGCTGCCGGCCGACGTTGAGCTCGCCACCCTCACGCGCACGGCGGCCGACGGCGCGCTGCTGGGCGCCCGAGGCAACTCCGGCGTCATCCTCAGCCAGTGCCTGCAAGCCCTCGCCGAGGCCTTCGCCGGCGCCGACACCGCCGGTGCGGACGTCGTCGCTCGCGCCCTCGACGGCGCCGCGCGGCAGGCCCGGGGGGCCGTCGGGCACCCCGTGGAGGGCACCGTCCTGACCGTCGCTCGTGCCGCGGCCGACGGCGCCACCAAGGCGGCCGACGCCGCCGTCGGCACCGCCCACGGCGAGCTGCTCGGGACGGTCGAGGCGTCGCTGGGAGCCGCGCGCAGCGCCCTGGCCGCCACCCGGGGCGCGCACGGCGTGGCCGTCGACGCGGGCGCCGCGGGCTACGTGGTGCTCCTCGGGGCGCTGCGGGACGTCGTGGCGGGCGAGGCCGACTCCGGCGCCCGTCGTGCCACCGCGGCCCTGCTCGCGGACATCGACGGCGGCGGCACATCGCCGGCCGTGCCCGGGCTGACGATCACGGCGGGCCCGGTGCCCTCGGCCCTACCTTCGGGAACGCCCGGTCCGACGGACCCGGCCGACCACGACGACGCCGCCGGAGACTTCGAGGTCATGTACGTGCTGCGGGCAGATGCCGCACGGGCGGCGACGCTGCGCGCCGACCTGGTGCGCACCGCCCACTCGGTGGCCGTCGTCGGCTGGTCGGACGAGACCGGCGCCGGGCTGTGGCAGGTCCACGTCCACACCGACGCCCCCCTCGCCGCGCTGGCTGAGCCGGCCCTGGTGGAGCAGGTGTGCGTGCGCTACCTGCGCCCGCTCCTGACCGACCCGCACCCGCCGGGCGAGCGCGGCCCCGCCCACGTCGAGCCGGCCGCGCGCCCACGACAGGCCGGCACCGGCGTCGTCGCCTGCACGAAAGCCCCGGGACTGCTCGAGCCGCTGGCCCGCACCGGCGCGGTGGTGGTGCTCGACCCGGGGGAGGACCCCTCAGGCATCCTCCGCGCAGCCGCCGACACCGGCGCGTCCGAGGTGCTGGTGCTGCCCTGTGACGACGCGGTCGCGGCCACCGTCCAGGCGGCCGCCACCGCCGCGGCGGCTGGCCGCGGCGCACCGCACCTGGGCCGTCAGGTGCTGCACGGCGCCGGCACCCGCAGCGACGTCCAGGTCCTGGCCGCCGCCGTCGAGATCGGGCTCGGCACCGGACGGCTGGGGCACCCACCGGCCGCGCTCGCCGAGCAGGCGGTGCGGCGCACCCGCACCGCAGAGGTCGACGACGTCGACGGCACCCTCGCCTCCGCCGTCGCCGCCCTCATCGCGCCGAGCGACGAGCTGGTCACCGCCCTCCTCGGCGCGGGCGCGGACGACGACGTCGCCGAGCTGGTGCGCGAGCTGGTGGCGCAGGCGGCGCCGCAGGCCGAGGTCGTCATCGTCCGGGGCGGGCAGGCCGCGCCGACGCTGCAGCTGGGGGTCGAGTGA
- the rpmB gene encoding 50S ribosomal protein L28, translating into MAATCDVCGKRPSFGKSVSHSHVRTSRRWNPNIQRVRALVNGAPKRVNVCTSCLKADKVTRAI; encoded by the coding sequence GTGGCTGCCACCTGCGACGTCTGCGGCAAGCGCCCGAGCTTCGGCAAGAGCGTCTCGCACTCCCACGTGCGGACCAGCCGCCGTTGGAACCCCAACATCCAGCGCGTGCGCGCCCTGGTCAACGGCGCCCCGAAGCGCGTGAACGTGTGCACCTCGTGCCTCAAGGCCGACAAGGTCACCCGCGCGATCTGA
- a CDS encoding anti-sigma factor — translation MTHPDEEVLALMALGEDVGGPEVRDHVSTCAHCSAELASLRRVTHAGRSGATTLERPSDAVWTRIAAELGLPETEAAATTAPGEIPAEPSPAPVPAPSPAPAPSPAPATAPAVSRWRRRVVWVAAASFVAGIGGTVLVQNLGQDAPGGQVLASAQLQPLPGWQAEGEASVREVDGRRLLTVDLPDVPGEGFREVWLIDTDLQRLVSLGVLAGSEGEFEVPAGLDLAEFAIVDVSEEPIDGNPAHSGDSIVRGELA, via the coding sequence ATGACGCATCCTGACGAGGAGGTCCTCGCGCTCATGGCGCTCGGGGAGGACGTCGGCGGGCCGGAGGTACGTGACCACGTCTCGACGTGCGCGCACTGCAGCGCGGAGCTGGCGTCCCTGCGCCGCGTCACGCACGCCGGCCGCAGTGGCGCGACCACGTTGGAGCGTCCGTCCGACGCGGTGTGGACGCGCATCGCCGCGGAGCTGGGGCTGCCCGAGACGGAGGCTGCCGCCACGACCGCACCAGGTGAGATTCCGGCGGAGCCGTCACCGGCCCCGGTACCAGCGCCATCACCGGCACCTGCGCCATCACCCGCCCCCGCGACGGCGCCGGCCGTGTCTCGGTGGCGCCGGCGTGTGGTGTGGGTGGCCGCCGCCAGCTTCGTCGCAGGCATCGGCGGAACTGTCCTGGTGCAGAACCTCGGCCAGGACGCACCCGGCGGCCAGGTGCTCGCCTCGGCGCAGCTGCAGCCATTGCCCGGGTGGCAGGCCGAGGGGGAGGCGTCGGTGCGCGAGGTGGATGGTCGGCGGCTGCTTACCGTCGACCTGCCGGACGTGCCGGGTGAGGGCTTCCGCGAGGTGTGGCTCATCGACACCGACCTGCAGCGTCTCGTCAGCCTCGGGGTGCTGGCCGGCTCAGAAGGGGAGTTCGAGGTGCCCGCCGGCCTCGATCTCGCGGAGTTCGCCATCGTCGACGTCTCTGAGGAACCGATCGACGGCAACCCTGCGCACAGCGGGGACAGCATCGTGCGCGGGGAGCTCGCCTGA
- a CDS encoding RNA polymerase sigma factor → MSNVDADSDERLAAAFRGGGPEAVHDAYRRWSPLVYTMALRSLGSVPDAEDATQQVFVAAWRGRSGFDPDRAPLASWLVGITRHVVADIHERRSRERQAQEAATMTAEPVVDPDTAHLVDRVMVAEALAGLGDPQRQILSLAFYEDLTHAQIAERIGLPLGTVKSHIKRSLQRLRVRLEVADDAS, encoded by the coding sequence GTGAGCAACGTCGACGCCGACTCCGACGAACGCCTCGCCGCCGCCTTCCGCGGGGGTGGCCCCGAAGCCGTGCACGACGCCTACCGGCGTTGGTCACCGCTCGTGTACACCATGGCGTTGCGCTCGCTCGGCTCCGTCCCGGACGCCGAGGACGCCACCCAGCAGGTCTTCGTCGCGGCTTGGCGCGGCCGGTCGGGCTTCGACCCGGACCGAGCGCCGCTCGCCTCATGGCTGGTCGGCATCACCCGGCACGTCGTGGCGGACATTCACGAACGCCGTTCCCGGGAGCGGCAGGCGCAAGAGGCCGCGACCATGACCGCCGAGCCGGTCGTCGACCCCGACACCGCCCACCTGGTCGACCGGGTGATGGTCGCCGAGGCCCTGGCGGGCCTCGGGGACCCGCAGCGCCAGATCCTGTCGCTGGCCTTCTACGAGGACCTCACCCACGCCCAGATCGCCGAGCGCATCGGGCTCCCGCTGGGCACGGTCAAGTCCCACATCAAGCGGAGCCTGCAGCGCCTGCGCGTACGGCTGGAGGTGGCAGATGACGCATCCTGA
- a CDS encoding class F sortase — protein sequence MTDVRRRFPLTAVVAAVVLGGCAATAQPPGPQVEATGSATPSSASAPAPPSLELAPSSPTPAAPATPAARDVDIRTATLGNAAAAPARPPSRVVYERLGIDMPVDPVGVTVDGAMEIPPDAARSGWYRFGPGVAPESGTTVVAAHAGSVATPHGPFFDLRGAAQGDTVQVSAADGSEATYEVVAVERLAKATLDLAPYFRRDGEPRLVLATCGGEWNEARRSYEDNVIVTAILVAG from the coding sequence GTGACTGACGTGCGCAGGCGGTTCCCGCTGACCGCGGTGGTCGCGGCTGTGGTCCTCGGGGGTTGCGCGGCCACCGCGCAGCCCCCGGGGCCGCAGGTCGAGGCGACTGGGTCGGCGACGCCCTCGTCTGCGTCTGCGCCGGCGCCGCCATCGTTAGAGCTGGCGCCTTCGTCGCCTACCCCGGCAGCGCCTGCTACACCCGCCGCGCGCGACGTCGACATCCGCACCGCCACGCTCGGCAACGCCGCGGCAGCACCGGCGCGGCCGCCGTCGCGCGTGGTGTACGAGCGCCTGGGGATCGACATGCCGGTGGACCCCGTCGGCGTCACCGTCGACGGCGCGATGGAGATCCCGCCGGACGCCGCCCGCAGCGGCTGGTACCGCTTCGGACCGGGGGTGGCGCCTGAGTCGGGCACCACCGTCGTCGCCGCCCACGCGGGGTCCGTGGCCACACCGCACGGCCCCTTCTTCGACCTGCGCGGGGCGGCGCAGGGCGACACGGTCCAGGTGAGCGCCGCGGACGGGAGCGAGGCGACCTACGAGGTGGTCGCCGTCGAGCGCCTCGCCAAGGCCACCTTGGACCTCGCCCCCTACTTCCGCCGCGACGGCGAGCCGCGGCTGGTGCTGGCCACCTGCGGCGGGGAGTGGAACGAGGCGCGTCGCAGCTACGAGGACAACGTCATCGTCACCGCTATCCTCGTGGCAGGTTGA
- a CDS encoding DUF4397 domain-containing protein, which produces MRKHAALGFGTLGLAAAMAVIGAPAQAQTEDGASLSVLHGVPDLTVDVWVNGERTLDDFAPSELAGPLELPAGTYTVAITAADATDDSSPAIGPVDLQLDAGGNYTVAAHLGEDGAPTATLFTNNTSPTAAGEGRLVVRHVAAAPAVDVLAGGSPVITNLANPDEATLDLPASTVSATIAATGTTDPVLGPADVPVQEGAATIVYAWGSLEDGNLALATQAIEGLHSAPAGVPTGLTEVPEDGGLSPALWAGLALVLGTAAVVGTRRLAPQRASRD; this is translated from the coding sequence ATGCGCAAGCACGCAGCACTCGGGTTCGGCACACTCGGCCTCGCCGCGGCGATGGCCGTGATCGGGGCACCGGCCCAGGCCCAGACGGAGGACGGCGCCTCGCTCTCCGTCCTGCACGGCGTCCCCGACCTCACCGTCGACGTGTGGGTCAACGGCGAACGCACCCTGGACGACTTCGCCCCGTCCGAGCTCGCCGGTCCGCTCGAGCTTCCGGCAGGCACCTACACCGTCGCGATCACCGCCGCGGACGCCACCGACGACTCCAGCCCGGCCATCGGTCCGGTCGACCTGCAGCTCGACGCCGGCGGGAACTACACCGTCGCGGCGCACCTCGGGGAGGACGGCGCACCGACCGCGACGCTGTTCACCAACAACACCTCCCCGACGGCGGCGGGCGAGGGCCGTCTGGTCGTGCGGCACGTTGCCGCGGCCCCGGCGGTCGACGTGCTCGCCGGGGGCTCCCCGGTGATCACCAACCTGGCCAACCCGGACGAGGCCACCCTCGATCTCCCCGCGTCGACGGTGAGCGCCACGATCGCCGCGACCGGCACCACCGACCCCGTGCTCGGCCCGGCCGACGTCCCGGTCCAGGAGGGTGCCGCGACCATCGTGTACGCCTGGGGGAGCCTCGAGGACGGCAACCTCGCCCTCGCGACGCAGGCGATCGAGGGCCTGCACTCCGCCCCGGCGGGGGTGCCCACCGGGCTGACCGAGGTCCCCGAGGACGGCGGCCTCTCGCCCGCACTCTGGGCCGGGCTCGCGCTGGTGCTCGGTACGGCAGCGGTGGTCGGCACCCGGCGGCTGGCGCCGCAGCGGGCGTCGCGTGACTGA
- a CDS encoding adenosine deaminase — protein sequence MLMPAVELHVHLEGTFEPELIFAIAERNGMTLPYDDVEDLRRRYEFTGLQSFLDLYYENMAVLRTEQDFADLARAYLGRARAGGVHHAEVFFDIQAHTARGVPAEVALRGVSEALVASEREFGISTGLIVTFLRHLPAAEAMASLQEILRLDVPVLGVGLCSSEIGSAAPFKDVYDLAAAHGLRRVAHAGEEGPAANVREVLDVLGAERVDHGIRALEDEDLVARLARERVPLTLCPLSNVRLRVVEDLADYPLRRMLEAGLVVTVNSDDPAYFGGYVEDNFHRLTEALDLSVDELAVLARNGVEAAFVDDARRAELAARTDAWVDAHRTTRA from the coding sequence ATGCTGATGCCCGCCGTCGAGCTCCATGTGCACCTGGAAGGCACCTTCGAGCCCGAGCTCATCTTCGCGATCGCCGAGCGCAACGGGATGACCCTGCCGTACGACGACGTCGAGGATCTGCGCCGCCGGTACGAGTTCACCGGGTTGCAGAGCTTCCTCGACCTGTACTACGAGAACATGGCCGTGCTCCGCACGGAGCAGGACTTCGCCGACCTCGCCCGCGCGTACCTGGGCCGTGCCCGTGCGGGTGGGGTCCACCACGCCGAGGTGTTCTTCGACATCCAGGCGCACACCGCCCGCGGCGTGCCCGCCGAGGTCGCCCTGCGCGGGGTGAGCGAGGCGCTCGTGGCGAGCGAGCGGGAGTTCGGCATCTCCACCGGCCTGATCGTGACGTTCCTGCGCCACCTGCCCGCCGCGGAGGCGATGGCGTCCCTGCAGGAGATCCTGCGTCTGGACGTCCCGGTGCTCGGCGTGGGGCTGTGCTCGAGCGAGATCGGATCGGCCGCACCGTTCAAGGACGTCTATGACCTCGCCGCCGCGCACGGGCTGCGCCGCGTCGCGCACGCCGGCGAGGAGGGCCCGGCCGCCAACGTCCGGGAGGTCCTCGACGTCCTGGGCGCGGAACGGGTGGACCACGGGATCCGCGCCCTCGAGGACGAGGACCTCGTGGCCCGCCTCGCCCGCGAACGGGTGCCGCTGACGTTGTGCCCGCTGTCGAACGTGCGGCTGCGCGTGGTCGAAGACCTCGCCGACTACCCGCTGCGCCGCATGCTGGAAGCCGGGCTGGTCGTCACCGTCAACTCCGACGACCCCGCCTACTTCGGCGGCTACGTCGAGGACAACTTCCACCGCCTCACCGAGGCGCTCGACCTCTCGGTCGACGAGCTGGCGGTGCTGGCGCGCAACGGCGTCGAGGCGGCGTTCGTCGACGACGCCCGTCGGGCTGAGCTCGCCGCCAGGACGGACGCCTGGGTCGACGCACACCGGACGACGCGGGCCTGA
- a CDS encoding FAD-binding oxidoreductase: MTEIGTRSVTGAALDALADGFRGELVTPDHPGYEDHRRVWNGSIDRRPALIARCAGVADVIAAVRFGRERALPVAVRSGGHSFPGLSVVDDGLVVDLSLMRGTRVDPAGATVRAQAGVLLGELDHETQAFGLAVPSGIVTHTGIAGLTLGGGIGWLMRKHGLTIDRLRSVDLVTAAGDLVHADAEENPDLFWGVRGGGGNFGIVTEFEYALERVGPIVLAGPTMWEVEHAGSVMRFYRDWIAEAPDELMTMLVLRRAPTIPAVPPEIQGRRVVVVVSCYAGDVADGERVLAPLRAHRPPLLDLCRPQPYLAHQALLDPSFRPGWSYYVRSHDLAGLTDPVVDIFAEMGPQVASPITSVGVFHLGGAVARVPAAATAFGGRDSGHTVNINGNAKTPEDFDAERDWARRFSDALAPHAVGAYSNFLMEEGQDRVRRSYGANFGRLQELKRRWDPDNVFRLNQNIPPAA; encoded by the coding sequence ATGACTGAGATCGGCACCAGGTCCGTGACGGGCGCCGCGCTCGACGCCCTGGCCGACGGCTTTCGTGGGGAGCTGGTCACGCCCGACCATCCCGGGTACGAGGACCACCGGCGCGTGTGGAACGGCTCCATCGACCGCCGTCCGGCTCTGATCGCGCGGTGCGCGGGGGTCGCGGACGTCATCGCTGCGGTGCGGTTCGGGCGCGAGCGCGCCCTGCCCGTCGCCGTGCGCAGCGGCGGGCACAGCTTCCCGGGGCTGTCGGTGGTCGACGACGGACTCGTCGTCGACCTCTCCCTCATGCGTGGCACCCGGGTGGACCCCGCGGGCGCTACCGTGCGGGCCCAGGCCGGCGTGCTCCTGGGCGAGCTCGACCACGAGACACAGGCGTTCGGCCTGGCAGTCCCCTCCGGCATCGTCACCCACACGGGCATCGCGGGACTGACCCTCGGCGGCGGGATCGGCTGGCTCATGCGCAAGCACGGCCTGACCATCGACCGGCTCCGCTCCGTGGACCTGGTCACCGCCGCGGGCGACCTGGTCCACGCGGACGCCGAGGAGAACCCAGACCTGTTCTGGGGCGTGCGCGGCGGTGGCGGAAACTTCGGCATCGTCACCGAGTTCGAGTACGCGCTCGAACGGGTCGGCCCGATCGTGCTCGCGGGCCCCACCATGTGGGAGGTGGAGCATGCCGGATCGGTTATGCGGTTCTACCGGGACTGGATCGCCGAGGCGCCCGACGAGCTCATGACGATGCTGGTCCTGCGCCGGGCGCCGACCATCCCGGCAGTCCCCCCGGAGATCCAGGGCCGTCGGGTCGTCGTGGTCGTCTCGTGCTACGCCGGGGACGTCGCCGACGGCGAGCGCGTGCTGGCACCACTCCGCGCACACCGCCCGCCGCTGCTCGACCTGTGCAGGCCCCAGCCGTACCTCGCGCACCAGGCGCTGCTCGACCCGTCCTTCCGGCCCGGCTGGTCGTACTACGTCCGCAGCCATGACCTGGCCGGCCTGACGGACCCGGTGGTCGACATCTTCGCGGAGATGGGACCCCAGGTGGCCTCGCCCATCACCTCCGTGGGAGTCTTCCACCTCGGCGGGGCGGTGGCGCGCGTGCCGGCCGCTGCGACGGCCTTCGGCGGCCGCGACTCCGGCCACACGGTCAACATCAACGGCAACGCCAAGACACCCGAGGACTTCGACGCCGAGCGGGACTGGGCGCGCCGGTTCTCCGACGCGCTGGCTCCCCACGCGGTCGGTGCCTACTCCAACTTCCTCATGGAGGAGGGCCAGGACCGGGTCCGCCGGTCCTACGGGGCGAACTTCGGGCGTCTGCAGGAGCTGAAGCGGCGGTGGGACCCCGACAACGTGTTCCGCCTCAACCAGAACATCCCGCCGGCCGCCTGA